The proteins below are encoded in one region of Hordeum vulgare subsp. vulgare chromosome 3H, MorexV3_pseudomolecules_assembly, whole genome shotgun sequence:
- the LOC123440520 gene encoding protein ENHANCED PSEUDOMONAS SUSCEPTIBILITY 1-like, with protein sequence MAQMLSAMTMMDTVPTAPAIMPNQAICLDAPMSGSGITVVSRQAVLPDGPPSAIGDLTLSVSDLPMLSCHYIQKGLFFPAPDVPMASLVSLLVSSLSRALAIFPALAGRFVTLPDDRIVIRCNDAGVDFHHAVAPALSLNDFLLPNADVPTRLTKDLFPMDRTVSYEGHRRPLTSFQLTVLGDGAVFIGVVANHAVVDGTSFWHFYNTWAALCRGASPKLPDFRRNFFGESTAVLRFAGGVGPAVTFDADAPLRERIFHFSRDAIRELKAIANRRSSAGQDAEVYGKMAHDPKNQEARTEISSFQSLCAQIWISTTRARKQLDADATTTLRLAVNCRHRLRPAVSPAYFGNAIQSAPTTATVAELASNDLRWAASRLNASLAAYGDEAIRGAAAAWQAAPRCFPLGNPDGAVVTMGSSNRFPMYEGNDFGWGRPLAVRSGRANKFDGKMSAFPGRSGDGSVDIEVCLAPDTMAALLRDDGFMRYVSCPAHLL encoded by the coding sequence ATGGCTCAGATGCTCTCCGCCATGACTATGATGGACACCGTCCCCACCGCCCCCGCCATTATGCCCAACCAGGCCATCTGCCTGGACGCGCCCATGTCGGGCTCGGGCATCACCGTCGTGTCGAGGCAGGCCGTGCTCCCTGACGGCCCGCCGTCGGCGATCGGGGACCTCACGCTCTCCGTCTCTGACCTGCCCATGCTGTCGTGCCACTACATCCAGAAGGGCCTCTTCTTCCCCGCCCCCGACGTCCCCATGGCCTCCCTCGTCTCGCTGCTCGTGTCGTCGCTCTCCCGCGCGCTCGCCATCTTCCCGGCCCTCGCCGGCCGCTTCGTCACCCTCCCCGACGACCGCATCGTCATCCGCTGCAACGACGCCGGCGTCGACTTCCATCACGCCGTGGCGCCAGCCCTGTCGCTCAACGACTTCCTCCTGCCCAACGCCGACGTCCCGACCAGGCTGACCAAGGACCTGTTCCCCATGGACCGCACCGTGAGCTACGAGGGCCACCGCCGCCCTCTCACGTCGTTCCAGCTTACCGTGCTCGGCGACGGCGCCGTCTTCATCGGCGTCGTCGCCAACCACGCCGTCGTGGACGGCACTTCCTTCTGGCACTTTTATAACACCTGGGCCGCCCTTTGCCGCGGCGCGTCGCCCAAGCTGCCGGACTTCCGCCGCAACTTCTTTGGCGAGTCAACGGCCGTCCTCCGCTTTGCCGGCGGCGTGGGCCCCGCCGTGACCTTTGACGCGGATGCGCCCCTTCGCGAGAGAATCTTCCACTTCAGCAGGGACGCAATTCGCGAGCTGAAGGCGATAGCCAACCGTCGGTCCAGCGCCGGTCAAGACGCCGAGGTTTACGGCAAGATGGCGCATGACCCCAAGAACCAGGAAGCGCGCACCGAGATCTCGTCCTTCCAGTCACTGTGCGCGCAGATATGGATCTCGACGACGCGCGCGCGGAAGCAGCTCGACGCCGACGCGACGACGACGCTTCGCCTGGCGGTGAACTGCCGTCACAGGCTGCGCCCGGCGGTCTCCCCTGCCTACTTCGGCAACGCCATCCAGAGCGCGCCCACGACGGCGACGGTGGCGGAGCTGGCGTCCAACGACCTGCGGTGGGCGGCGTCCAGGCTGAACGCGAGCCTGGCGGCGTACGGCGACGAAGCGATACGCGGCGCGGCGGCCGCGTGGCAGGCGGCGCCCCGGTGCTTCCCGCTGGGCAACCCGGACGGCGCGGTGGTGACGATGGGCAGCTCCAACCGGTTCCCGATGTACGAGGGCAACGACTTCGGGTGGGGCCGCCCCCTGGCGGTGCGCAGCGGGCGCGCCAACAAGTTCGACGGCAAGATGTCGGCGTTCCCGGGCCGCTCCGGGGACGGCAGCGTGGACATCGAGGTGTGCCTCGCCCCGGACACCATGGCGGCGCTGCTCCGCGACGACGGGTTCATGCGCTACGTGTCGTGCCCGGCGCACCTGTTGTGA